The DNA region AAGTTCAAGGTAGGCCTAAGAAAGGAGGCACAAAACTACAACGGGAGCCAGGAAAGAAGTGTAAGCAGGCGCCTGACAGGAAAACACGTGGGATAAGGCGGCGCAGGGCCCCGGGTAGAATTTAGGCTCCAGAAAACCCCACCTCAGGCTCCCCCGCGTAACGGTACCTTCAGCTTGTGAAGCTCCACCGTCTCGGCCGCCATCTTGCTGCGCCTTACTCCACCGACCCCACCGCTGCCCCCCACCTCAGGCGCTGAGGCTCATCCAACCAATCGCTGTCACTCTTGCTCCCACCTCACACCAACGGCTCTTCCCATTAGTCAGTGGCGGCGCCGTTCTCACGCCTCTTGGCCACTTTCCACGGCTCTCTAAAAAGGTGGACCCGGAGAAGGGCGGGGTTTGCATAGCCTAACGAGAGAAAAGACGACCAATTGTACGTCTCCATCGCGTAACCAACCAATGATTGGGGACAGCGCGGATTCTGTTCCGCCAATAGGGAGAGCGCAGACAGGGCGAAAGTCGGCCACTTCCTGGAGACCACAGGTGTAAGAGCCAGCGCTGTGCCCCAAGCAGGACGGGCTCCTGAAGCTGGCAGGTACGGGCCGCTTGAAACTTTAAAAAGGTTACAGAGAGAAATCGGTGGGAGTATTGGGAAGGGCGGCGAAACGACAACCTTAGATTCGAGAGGTCCCGTGAAGAAAGTGACTTGCGAAACTGGGATTCTGGGAGGAGCATGGGCGGACTCTGTACTTGATTTGGGGAGTTAGGGGACAGGCAAGAGCgggttaaaacaaaaaacaaacctaagcaTTAGAGCTAGCAGAAGTTTAAAAGCTAAAACCGCCCCTAGAAGGGAAGAACTCTATTTCTTCAGGGACTGAGCTCAGACCCCTTCCTAGACTAATTTAAAAGGTGGGTAAGTTCTTGCAGTGCCCCACGTTCAGTGAAGGGATGAAATTGCTCTGCTGCTGACAATGCCAAGTGGGTGAGCGACAGGATGAACAAGCCCCAGGAAAAAAGGATGGGGACTAGAGGTAGCTTTACTCTCAGTGCCTTCTTTATTGGTCCCTTGATTAACTGAATAGCTTTCTTGTGGAACTCTGGGTATGTGTGACCTCTTTATAATTCATTAACTTCCTCAAGAGAGTAAATTAAAATACTCCCAATTCCTCTGATCCTTCAAACAAGTGTCACAGTCTAAACATACTGCTTTATACTTAGTTGAAATGTAAAAACCCCACTTGTGTGAGTATACACACTAACAACTGAAGGTacggaagtcagaagacagctttccgGAGTTGGTTATCTATCACCTTCCACTggatgggtcctggggatccaactcaggtctttTAGGCATGGTGACAAATACCTTTTCCAGCTAAGCCATTTCGAAGACCctcttgcctttttgtttgttttggagaaaggCTTAAACAGTTCTCATGCCTCAACCTCCTAAGTTCAGGGGTTACAAGCATGAGCCCCACCCAGCTGCTTCACATCTTCTCAAGCTTTAACCAAGTCTTCAGTGTTTCCTTTTTTGCATGGTAGGGAAATCCTTTCATCCCAAGACTTCAGGGGATTTTGGCTTTTCAGGAGACAACTGGGGAACAAGCTCAATCAGGGCTAATGAGGAAACTGAATTGGACTCCTGCCTGATCCCTCACTGTGGTAGGATGAATGTGGGGGTGGCACACAGCGAAGTAAACCCCAACACTCGAGTGATGAATAGTCGGGGCATCTGGCTGGCCTACATCATCTTGGTAGGACTGCTGCATGTGGTTCTCCTCAGCATCCCTTTCTTCAGCATTCCTGTTGTCTGGACCCTGACCAACGTCATCCATAACTTGGTGAGCACTAAACCAAACCCTGTACCCAACCCAGGTCTatcccaaccaaaacaaagtcACCAGCTGTTGGGGAATTTATGTCTTCCTTTTGGGATCTTGACCCAAAGGACTACTTCTGCCCCTTATGctgtcccttccctctttccaggcCATGTATGTCTTCCTGCATACAGTCAAAGGGACACCCTTTGAAACGCCTGACCAAGGAAAGGCTCGGCTTTTGACACATTGGGAGCAGATGGACTATGGACTACAGTTTACCTCCTCACGAAAGTTCCTCAGCATCTCTCCTATTGTACTGTGAGTCTGGGTGTGGAGGAGATGCTGGGTTGGAAATGGCTCTACTGACCAGGGAAAAGGTACTAGGGGTTAGGGAAATGGTTTAGTTAGTCAAGTGCTTGCCATAAAGGGAAAGgataaggacttgagttcaatccctggcacatatgtaaaGCCAGATGTGGCTATGTACAACCATGGgtgcctataatccaagcactgaagagttagagacaggaagatccctagGGCTCGCTGGCCAAGACAGTTTAGCCAAATTGCTGCACTTGAGAGTTAGAAAGCAACCCTGGCtccaaaaaagagagagggagagggagggggagggggagggggagagggagaggagaagaagagaagagaagagaaaaagaaagtggagagcaATTCATGCCCTGGctccaaaagagaaagagagagagagagagagagagagagagagagagagagagagagagagaagNNNNNNNNNNNNNNNNNNNNNNNNNNNNNNNNNNNNNNNNNNNNNNNNNNNNagagagagagagagagagagagagagagagagaagaagaagaagaagaagaagaagaagaagaagaagaagaagaagaagaagaagaagaaggagaagagagaagagaagagagagaagagaagagaagagaagagagaaaaagaaagtggagagcaATTCATGACAACTcatgttgacctctggtctccatgtgtaCTATCCCTTGAACATGtacctgtgctcacacacacacactggttctAAGCCTATATTATAAAGTACAAGACATAGTCAAGCATTCCTTGCTGGTTCCATGGTAttaaggaaagggagaagggactGAAAATAAACCAAACTCCTAACTAAAGCCAAGTGATTTTACAGtcccaaaagaaagcaagaaggtaaAGGCAGAATGTATATTAATGGTTAAAAAGTAAAACTGACTTGGAGAAAGGACGCAAAAAGGGCTCCAAAAGTCATATATGCTGAAACAGCTTTGGCTGTCATTTGCAGTTTATCATTAACCATTAACAAACAAACTGATTTATCATCTCTAGTTAAAGATGCCTTCTGATTATATCCTGAACCTCATTAAATACCATTGATTAGCTGAAATAGTTGTTGAACTACATGCAATAAAACTAGTTCAAAATAGAAAAGTCACTGGTAAGGCAAAAATGTGATACAGGAGGCCAACCTCCGTTATCCTAATTTTTTCTCCTAGCTACCTCCTGGCCAGCTTCTACACCAAGTATGATGCTGCTCACTTCCTCATTAACACTGCCTCGCTGCTCAGCGTGCTGCTGCCTAAGCTACCCCAGTTCCATGGGGTTCGTCTCTTTGGAATCAACAAATACTAAAAGATGGGTTGCTAGTTCTGCAGGCATTGAGGGAAGGCACTGGAACTAATATATAATGTTTTCCCTTCTCCACACTATCTTCTGTATCTTGGAAGCCTGAGAGATAAGATAAACCTTTCTAAACTCCAAGAAGGAAGAAACTGGGAAATGGGGTTCCTGGGTCCAGTCTTCCTAGGGTCAAGGTCCTCTGAATCAGGGAAGGTGGATGAGGTCAGGGCCCTACCACTCACTCCTCTATCTAGCAAGAAAGAAGGTGGATGAGGTCAGGGCCCTGCCACTCACTCCCCTCTCTAGCAAGAAGCCATCGGGGTTTGGGCAGCTTTTCTGGTGATTATGGTTTTCCATATCTTCTAAACCTACCAACTTCAAGTTCTGTTTTGctgtacatttttcttaaaataaagtcTTTCAGTTATGGCTGAAATTTGATAAACAAGGATAGAGAGATGTTCTCATAATAGTGgggagaaaatacaaaatgctgaCTTACTATAAAAAACTTTTAAGCAAAATTTTGTCACTACTCCTTTGGTCCAATACCTTTCACTCACAGCTAACAGCAAGGAAAGAATtctcaaataagaaaaaagagcTCGCAAATGAAGAGTGGAGGCACACGCCTATAATACTAgccctcaggaggtggaggcagaggcaggagaatcactgcaagctggagtccagcctggttacacagtaagaccctatctccaaaagaaaatagaaaaagactcCCAGCTACATGggtaaagaagagaaggaagatgtaAGTTGccagttatatatttatagaaagataATNCCCTGGCTTTAAAtagatatgtacatacaaatatgaacaaacttaaaaaaatacaaacccTTGGCTAACAAGGGGGCCTCTGGGAACCCCTCTATCCTTCCCCCTCACCCAAGGGCACAGGGCataaatctgctttttaaaaattaattttggccATCCTTGCAACAACAAGCCTGAAGTTAGGTGTCTTACCCATAAAgtgaaagtcagaggaaaaaaatcagtttccattcttgagttctgtgtctccaaaatctgcttgtggacgttgtacatcgtggtgcgcactaggctccgcaccacgatgtacaacgtccacaagcagctgtcTAGACTAGGTCCAGCCCCTAAGTTCTTTGCTCTAACCAACTCCTATTTCTTTGGTATTGTCAGAAAACAAGATTCAGTTCCTGGGtgttgggggagagggagaagaggtcATAGGCTTCCTCTAAGTACTGAGtgaacaatttaaaatgtttccctttttaaagtattttaaaataaatcaaattccATCCTGTGCTGTACNCAGCCCTTTTGACTCCCTGACATTGatttgaggaaggaagagaaggggtgtCATCGTTGAAAGGGCCGCCTCACTTTCTTCCGCCGTTTAGGTTTGGCTTCTCCCTTGGGTACTGAACTGNTGGGCCTAGAGGTCGAAGTGGTCCCAGGGCCAGGGTGAGGTGCGGCAAAGAAGTTCCCATTGGACATCGGCCCTGGAGGTACTTGAAAGATCCGGCTCAAGAAATCTTGCAGGTCAGCAGGAGGGGACTCTGGAGTGGCCCTGAGGGAGAAAAGATAAGACAGAAGACTTTATAGTCGGCTACCAAACTTAACCACACACCGAGTCAGTGCCCAAACTTCCTAGAAAGCAAGGCATCTGAAACCATACAACTGACATAGTAGGTGTGGGAGAAGAATCACCTACCTCTGCCGGCCACTGGTGCCCGGTACCCGAGAACCAAATGAGATGTGGTAAGGGACTCTGTGGGTATCTGGGGAGATGCCCACACGCTGGCATCCAGCCCACTCTGCAAACAGAGATAATTACCCAAAACATTAATTCATAGCAAATGAGATGAAGAAATAAGATCTTGTATTTTGAGGTCAGAAGTGTACCTGTGATGTCATACACCTTTCCATCCATCAGCGCAAAGTAGGTGATCTTGAGGCCTAGCATGCTTGACTCTGCCCAAAAGTCTCCTTCCTCAGCAGGATGCAGCCTGTTACACTCAGCACAGTATCTGGCACTCTTGGGTTCCCGGTCCATTTCAAACCTCCTGCAACCCAACACAATAAATCCTTAAtacttttcaaatgttcattACTGTCAAAAATGGCCCAAACACTAAAGTTATCTTTATTCAGCTGTAATTCCTGCCTCTCTAGCCTCTGCCTTCAACTCTAATTTTGCGGTCTTGGTGTGAAGCCCAGGCTAATTACTCATGTAATGCTTCCATCTtaaactcccaagtgctggtattacaaggTTATGTTTCCACACTCTGCTTTCATATTTCTCtatctattttttctttgtttttattagcatataacAATTTAGACAAAAACagctttgattatgttttcatatgtatacacactgtACTTTGATCCTGCGCACCCCCTgctactttctcttttttctcccccaCATTCCCATTACACCTTAAAAGTACTGTTCTGTTTTCATGTCCTATCCTTGTTAGGAGGTAGGAAGTGACCTAATCAGTTTTATTAGGGTTGCTTACAAGGGCATGGGCACCTTATCAGTGGCTATACAACtaaagagatttttctcttccagcaACCATTAACTACCTATAAATCCTCAAAAAGTCAAGGCCTtgtaaaccttttctttttttcttgctgcttattatttaacacacacacccaaaagccACACCTATGTTAAAGATTTTACAAAGGTGACTGATTAGAACTAATACTGACTATGGAATCTGAATAGTGTGGGTCTTTAGGCAAATTATCTTGGACAATCTTCACCCCTTTGATAGCCATCTATCCTCTGCCACCTGTGTTTCACCTCACAGTCTTGAGTATTAGGTAAGCCCTTCTGCAGTGTACTAATACACACTAGATTCCACCAATTCAAAAGCTAAGTACATCATCACATTACATATGAGGCCAACCTGACATTCCCACCAGTGCAGTTAAAACCTATCTTcaaggggttggaaagatggtttCGGGGCTAAGAGTGCTGCTTTTCTTGCCAAGGACCTAAGTctagttcccagcactgacaggagggagggctcacaaccatctcttaaCTCCAGGTGCAGGAGAtgtcccttttctgacctctgcaatcACCAGACACATgagacatatatgtacatgcagtCAAAATATTAATACActcataaatcttaaaataaattgttaataCTTGTCTTATAAACTGTGTTCTATACCTAAAATTTGGGCtagtgtgatggctcagtggaaaaaGCATGTGACCATAGTTCAATTCCGTAGGTTCATGTGGCCAAAGAAGAAAACTCCCAACAAGTTGTCCTGGGACTTCCACACATATGCACCtctgtacacacgcacacatgcatgaatgcatgcatgcatgcaagcaaatgcacacacataagtaagtgtaattttaaagtttttttttgtttggttttttttgtttttttaattcaggatctggaaagatgactcagcagttaagaaagcccttgttgctcttgtagaagacatAGTTttgattcccaccacccacatggtggttcatgaccATCTGTATGTAACTCTAGTTTTAGGGACtttgatgcctttttttt from Mus pahari chromosome 9, PAHARI_EIJ_v1.1, whole genome shotgun sequence includes:
- the Ormdl2 gene encoding ORM1-like protein 2: MNVGVAHSEVNPNTRVMNSRGIWLAYIILVGLLHVVLLSIPFFSIPVVWTLTNVIHNLAMYVFLHTVKGTPFETPDQGKARLLTHWEQMDYGLQFTSSRKFLSISPIVLYLLASFYTKYDAAHFLINTASLLSVLLPKLPQFHGVRLFGINKY